CTCGGCTGAGATTCTGAAAATGGTTTAAATATGATCAAGAAAGCCTGGAGTATTACTAGAAGCACGTGGAGGGTTGCTCACACAAGTAATAACAGGACAATGTGTTGAAAAAATGACATTGAGAGCCAAGTTTCTTTCAATTACCACTAATAAATTAAATCAGGCACAAAAGTTAGCTCTGTTAAGTAAACAGTTTTGTGTTTAGATGGTAAACACAAAAGCTGAAGAAATGTCGGCGGTGGTGGGGGGATTTGCAGATGCAGAAACCCTCACATGTCTCAAGGATCTTCTCAACCGCTACGACAGTGAAGGACTTTGCACAGAAGAACTCTTCATCACTGATGGAGCAGGGTTAGAATGGCTTATcgcgttcattggttaattttaaaaattctgttACGAATAAAATATCAGAGGATTACTTCAGTCAAATTTGGAATTGACATATATTCGAActgaagtttgaaaatttgtatttcttttTGATTGGGAATTGATGAAATACTACAAAACGATAGCAACTGTAGACGGCTAAATGTAGTGACAACTCCCACTGTTTAGAACTGACCTGAGGTCCAACTATCTCTTAAATACCAGCATTGCTGGAATCGAAGAAGCTGACTTAGTGTTGCTGGTTGGAACTAACCCAAGGTTTGAAGCACCTCTGCTTAATGCACGGATTAGAAAAGCGTAAGTTCAATGGACATCTAATCAATTGATCAGTTGAATTGATGAACTTGCATTGCTGTTACATATCAGAGAAGTTTGCTGGTTCTTATTACTCATTACTTATTGTACAATTTGATTGAATTGAAAAGTGGTTGAGTTTTCTTAACATTTAACACATGATAAATTTTGatgatattatttttaagATGTAGTATTTAGGAGCAGGCTTAAGTCTTGTTATTAGTAAAAATTTATCAGGGGGtaaaatttgtattatttCAGATGGGTCCATAATGAGTTGGATGTTGCAGCGATTGGAAGCAAAGTTGACCTCACGTATTCGTACCAACATCTCGGTGATTCTACTGAAACCCTTAAGCAGATAGCTGATGGTTCACACCCGTTTTGCAAGGTGATAATTTTTGCACAGATGGCCTAAACTTTTATTTCGTTTCGTTATGTGCAGCTGTTGTTATGTGCCATGTAGTTGTAGCTTCTGCAAAACATAAGACTGTGCATTTAATCGGATGTGGtttaacaagtttaaaatgtttgaacaGTTAATTGATAACAAATctcaacaaacaataaatgacaAGTAGATCTAGCTGTAAGTACAAAGCTCTCTAATATTACTTGGAGTCTTGGATAATTGCATATCTTCGTAATCAATTCACATCCATTGTGCATTGTTGCTTTTCAAGCAAGCAATTGTcaacaaagatattttttctTATGCAGCGACTTAGTGAGGCATCTCGTCCCATGGTTATTGTCGGAAGCGAAGTCTTCAAACGAGATGATGCAACAGGAATTCACGCTGCCGTGGCAACCATTGCACAAAACGCAAGATTGCGATCTCAAAAGGGTGGCCAGGATGATTGGAAAGTTCTCAACGTTTTGCACAAGGTCGATCACCGATTGCAGAGACTTCTTTTTTCATCTTTCATTTGAGTCTGATCTTAGGTCGCTTATGAGTCATGTGCGACCGCAATTCTCCGCAATATTGAGATTTCAGTGATTCACTCATATTAAAATTGATTTGATTTGTGACATTAGGAAGCAATTTTAGTCGTATTCACGTAGTTGGGGTGCTCAAGTATTGAATAACTATTCCCCATGGCTGTGCCCAGGTTATATAAATTTTGTGCAAGTGTCTGATAATTCCTGGTGCTTATAATTTCTTCTGGCTCTAACTTTCTTCATTTCTTCAAAATGATTACTTTTGATAGAAAAGTAACTGAAGAATTTGCAAGGCTATCCTGACGCCAATACTGCTTATACTTCATAGCATCAAGTTTGTTGAACGCGAATCTTTCATTGTTAGGTGGCCAGCCAAGTCGCTGCCCTAGACCTTGGATACAAACCAGGAATCGATCACATTCGGAAGAATCCTCCTAAACTTCTCATTCTCCTCGGTGCCGATGGAGGAGCTGTGAATAAGGAGGATTTGCCCAAGGACTGCTTCATTGTGTACATTGGTAACGGCATGGCATTCTTTGCCGTCTTATACTAGCTGTCTTACTAAGGGTGTCTGAGTCAGGGTGTTCTTACTTACTTGGTGTTTGACAACTGTGTATACTATGTACTTTGACGATTGTGTGCTGCTTATAACAGGCACCCACGGGGACCATTCAGCCCCGTTTGCTGACGTCATATTACCCTCCGCGGCCTACACAGAGAAGACAGCGACTTTCGTCAATACCGAAGGCAGAGCGCAACAATCTCAGACAGCAGTGTCGCCGCCAGGGTTCGCTAGAGAGGACTGGAAAATCATTAGAGCACTCTCAGAGGTATTTGCCATAGAAATCTAAGCGAGGATAACCTTTTCCCTGCAGTGGAATCCTTTTCATTGTCATGTTCACTTCTCTACGCTTTTGTGTgataatttataacaaattcaGACGCGAGACGAGGGAAAGGGCCCTTGTGACGCATCTGTTGATACTCAAGTTACGCAATTACCATAATTTACCGCTgacatttatgacgtcacacagaTCATGGGTTCGCCATTACCGTACGATGACTTGGACGGGGTGCGGGCACGCATGAGTGAATTCTCCCCTAATCTGACGAAATACGACGCCGTGGAAGACGCCAATTATTTCAACCAAGCTGTGCAGCTTGCTCGGGTAATTTGTCGGGAAATGACAAGTGGAATTCATTGGCAGATTGGTTGGATGAAGCTTCGTTTTGCGTTATAAGCTACAATAATTAGACGAAATAACTGAGAGTAACAGCTTGTGGTTAGACTGGCACTTACAcgtataaattgtttttaaatttggaaaatattttaatagttGGCTAAACCAAGCCTTCTGAATCAACCGCTGCAATCATCACAATTGAGCCTCGCTGATTTCTACATGACaggtattgttttatttttcgttttcaCTTGTCGTCAGGCAGGTTTGAACCCGAAACCATATGCATGATGAAACGCATCTGTGGTGTTTACAccgtaaatattttatttagatCCCATTACCCGGGCTTCAACGACGATGTCAAAATGTGTGCGCGCGGCGAATGAGGATTTGCCTCCTGACCTTTGAACTTTTGGAACAGCTTTTTTTCTTGTATAGATTCCACGATCTACGAGTGGTGTTATTTATAGCGAATTTATGAAATGGAAGTTTGATgccaatttcaaaaaaataaactacttGTCTTTTGGTTTGAATTGGAATGAAAACGTTTTCCATGACTGTTACAGTACAGTTGTGGTTGGTTTTGgtcagtggtgggattcagccggttctTAGAATTTTAATGCCTTTcgcgaaccggttgttaacaagcgtatgtgTAGGTCTATATATACTGACCCCtggtcaatatggcatgctgctagtgagagaaccggatgttaaaatatttgaatcccacaACCGGTTTTGGTGCATTGGCAAGCAAGTGTAGTTGTCCCCAAGTCTTATGCATGGAACGTTACCTGGGTTATTTTCACCTTGTTGTGTCCGCTTTAGACGT
Above is a window of Clavelina lepadiformis chromosome 8, kaClaLepa1.1, whole genome shotgun sequence DNA encoding:
- the LOC143469367 gene encoding NADH-ubiquinone oxidoreductase 75 kDa subunit, mitochondrial-like → MLRSALHKVGPIVNLPGRFSRYSCVKICQRNQSTDNRIEVFVNDQSVWVEPGTTVLQACEIAGIQIPRFCYHDRLSVAGNCRMCLVEIERSPKPQASCAMPVMKGMRIKPDSDVSKKAREGVMEFLLANHPLDCPICDQGGECDLQDQSMMYGSDRSRFLEHKRAVEDKNIGPLVKTIMTRCIQCTRCVRFADEIAGVSELGTTGRGNDMQIGTYVEKMFKSELSGNIIDICPVGALTSKPYAFTARPWETRKTESIDVMDAVGSNIIVSTRAGDVLRILPRLHEDINEEWISDKTRFACDGLKRQRLTQPMMRNREGKLAMCSWEDALPIVAEKMVNTKAEEMSAVVGGFADAETLTCLKDLLNRYDSEGLCTEELFITDGAGTDLRSNYLLNTSIAGIEEADLVLLVGTNPRFEAPLLNARIRKAWVHNELDVAAIGSKVDLTYSYQHLGDSTETLKQIADGSHPFCKRLSEASRPMVIVGSEVFKRDDATGIHAAVATIAQNARLRSQKGGQDDWKVLNVLHKVASQVAALDLGYKPGIDHIRKNPPKLLILLGADGGAVNKEDLPKDCFIVYIGTHGDHSAPFADVILPSAAYTEKTATFVNTEGRAQQSQTAVSPPGFAREDWKIIRALSEIMGSPLPYDDLDGVRARMSEFSPNLTKYDAVEDANYFNQAVQLARLAKPSLLNQPLQSSQLSLADFYMTDPITRASTTMSKCVRAANEDLPPDL